The following are from one region of the Luteimonas sp. MC1572 genome:
- the tkt gene encoding transketolase has protein sequence MTSPSRRDLANAIRFLAADAVQAANSGHPGMPMGMADIAEVLWNDYLSHNPGNPKWFNRDRFVLSNGHGSMLLYSLLHLSGYDLPMEELRNFRQMGHRTPGHPENFVTDGVETTTGPLGQGFANAVGFALAEKLLAQRFNRPEYAVVDHRTWVFMGDGCLMEGISHEAASLAGTWGLGKLVAFWDDNHISIDGDTAGWFTDDTPARFEAYGWRVIRDVDGHDAKAVKDAIELAMRHDDRPVLVCCRTTIGFGSPAKAGKESSHGSPLGRDELEATRKALGWEHAPFELPQAIQDGWRATGAGLAREAQWNQMFDAYAARHPELAAELVRRSHAELPEGFAAAADAYVAKLQADGPTVASRKASQMAIEAFAPLLPELVGGSADLAGSNLTLWSGSKSVASDAPDANYVYYGVREFAMTAISNGLAVHGGFIPYDATFLVFSDYARNAVRMSALMGAHAIHVYTHDSIGLGEDGPTHQPIEHLASLRLIPGNDVWRPCDAVESAVSWRAAIERQDGPSCLVFSRQNLAHQARDAAQVAAIARGGYVLRDSVGAPELILIATGSEVGLAMDAAARLGDGVRVVSMPSTDVFDRQDAAYREAVLPRACRKRVAVEAGVTDIWRKYVGLDGAVVGIDRFGASAPAEVLFPHFGFTVDKVVEAARAL, from the coding sequence ATGACCAGCCCCAGCCGACGCGACCTCGCCAACGCCATCCGCTTCCTTGCCGCCGACGCCGTGCAGGCGGCCAACTCCGGCCATCCCGGCATGCCCATGGGCATGGCCGACATCGCCGAGGTGCTCTGGAACGACTACCTGAGCCACAACCCGGGCAACCCCAAGTGGTTCAACCGCGACCGCTTCGTGCTGTCCAACGGCCACGGTTCGATGCTGCTGTATTCGCTGCTGCACCTCTCGGGCTACGACCTGCCGATGGAGGAGCTGCGCAACTTCCGGCAGATGGGCCACCGCACCCCGGGCCATCCCGAGAATTTCGTCACCGACGGCGTGGAGACCACCACCGGTCCGCTCGGCCAGGGCTTTGCCAACGCGGTCGGTTTCGCGCTCGCCGAGAAGCTGCTCGCGCAGCGCTTCAACCGCCCCGAGTACGCCGTGGTCGACCACCGCACCTGGGTGTTCATGGGCGACGGCTGCCTGATGGAGGGCATCTCGCACGAGGCCGCCTCGTTGGCCGGCACCTGGGGCCTGGGCAAGCTGGTCGCGTTCTGGGACGACAACCACATCTCGATCGACGGCGACACCGCCGGCTGGTTCACCGACGACACCCCGGCGCGCTTCGAGGCCTACGGCTGGCGCGTGATCCGCGACGTCGACGGCCACGACGCCAAGGCCGTCAAGGACGCGATCGAACTCGCCATGCGCCACGACGACCGCCCGGTGCTGGTCTGCTGCCGCACCACGATCGGCTTCGGCTCGCCCGCCAAGGCCGGCAAGGAGTCGTCGCACGGGTCGCCGCTGGGGCGTGACGAACTCGAGGCCACGCGCAAGGCGCTGGGCTGGGAGCACGCGCCGTTCGAACTGCCGCAGGCGATCCAGGACGGCTGGCGTGCCACAGGCGCAGGCCTGGCGCGCGAAGCGCAGTGGAACCAGATGTTCGACGCCTACGCCGCGCGCCATCCCGAGCTGGCCGCCGAACTCGTGCGCCGCTCGCACGCGGAACTCCCGGAGGGCTTCGCGGCCGCCGCGGACGCGTACGTCGCCAAGCTGCAGGCCGACGGCCCCACGGTCGCCTCGCGCAAGGCCTCGCAGATGGCGATCGAAGCCTTCGCGCCGCTGCTGCCCGAGCTGGTCGGTGGCTCGGCCGACCTGGCCGGTTCCAACCTGACCCTGTGGAGCGGCAGCAAGTCGGTGGCCAGCGACGCCCCCGATGCCAACTACGTCTACTACGGCGTGCGCGAATTCGCGATGACCGCGATCAGCAACGGCCTTGCCGTGCATGGCGGCTTCATTCCGTATGACGCCACCTTCCTGGTGTTCAGCGACTACGCGCGCAACGCGGTGCGCATGAGCGCGCTGATGGGCGCGCACGCGATCCACGTCTACACCCATGATTCGATCGGGCTCGGCGAAGACGGCCCCACGCACCAGCCGATCGAGCACCTGGCCAGCCTGCGCCTCATCCCCGGCAACGACGTCTGGCGTCCGTGCGACGCGGTGGAGTCGGCGGTGTCGTGGCGTGCCGCCATCGAGCGCCAGGACGGCCCGAGCTGCCTGGTGTTCTCGCGCCAGAACCTCGCCCACCAGGCGCGCGACGCGGCGCAGGTCGCCGCCATCGCGCGCGGCGGCTACGTGCTGCGCGATTCGGTCGGCGCGCCGGAGCTGATCCTGATCGCCACCGGGTCCGAAGTGGGCCTGGCGATGGATGCCGCCGCGCGCCTCGGCGACGGCGTGCGCGTGGTGTCGATGCCGTCGACCGACGTGTTCGACCGCCAGGACGCCGCGTACCGCGAAGCGGTGCTGCCGCGCGCCTGCCGCAAGCGCGTCGCGGTCGAGGCCGGTGTCACCGACATCTGGCGCAAGTACGTGGGGCTGGACGGCGCGGTGGTCGGCATCGACCGCTTCGGCGCCAGCGCCCCGGCCGAGGTGCTG
- a CDS encoding dicarboxylate/amino acid:cation symporter: MTESTAPARQRMPLHWKIAIGFVAGLAIGLAAHYGSGADAGWVQAFTRYVTQPFSTLFLSLIFMMIVPLLFSALVVGVSEMGDIRSLGRIGWRTLGYTVLLSGIAVALGLVLVNLFRPGDGVDPELARQLLVEGAERTAAIVRDSSEQPTGVQMLLDIVPQNVIGAASSNASILALMFFALMFGIGIVMSPDSAAIRTLRRGIEGIFEVSMTLIGLVIRLAPYAVFCFMFNLAALFGWDLLLRLGAYVLVVVGALAIHMLVVYSLALKFVGGYSPLRFFKGVQEAMLMAFSTASSNATLPTALHVADTQLKLPRSVSRFVLTIGATANQNGTALFEGVTVIFLAQFFGVELGIGQQVVVMLVCILGGIGTAGVPSGSLPVVALICAMVGVPPEGIGLVLGVNHFLDMCRTTVNVTGDLGIAAMVARDIEDVPGTPVPDDSAA; this comes from the coding sequence ATGACCGAGTCGACCGCGCCTGCCAGGCAACGCATGCCGCTGCACTGGAAGATCGCCATCGGCTTCGTCGCCGGCCTGGCCATCGGCCTGGCTGCCCACTACGGCTCCGGCGCCGATGCCGGCTGGGTGCAGGCGTTCACGCGTTACGTCACGCAGCCGTTCTCCACGCTGTTCCTCAGCCTGATCTTCATGATGATCGTGCCGCTGCTGTTCTCGGCGCTGGTGGTGGGCGTGTCGGAGATGGGCGACATCCGTTCGCTGGGCCGCATCGGCTGGCGCACGCTCGGTTACACCGTGCTGCTGTCGGGGATCGCGGTGGCGCTCGGCCTGGTGCTGGTCAACCTGTTCCGCCCTGGCGATGGCGTGGATCCCGAATTGGCCCGCCAGCTGCTGGTCGAGGGCGCCGAGCGCACCGCGGCCATCGTGCGCGACAGCAGCGAACAGCCCACAGGCGTGCAGATGCTGCTCGACATCGTGCCGCAGAACGTGATCGGTGCGGCGTCGAGCAACGCCAGCATCCTTGCGCTGATGTTCTTCGCGCTGATGTTCGGCATCGGCATCGTGATGAGCCCGGACAGCGCGGCGATCCGTACCTTGCGGCGTGGCATCGAAGGCATCTTCGAGGTCTCGATGACCCTGATCGGGCTGGTGATCCGGCTCGCGCCCTATGCGGTGTTCTGCTTCATGTTCAACCTGGCCGCGCTGTTCGGCTGGGACCTGCTGCTGCGCCTCGGCGCCTACGTGCTGGTGGTGGTGGGTGCGCTGGCGATCCACATGCTGGTGGTCTATTCGCTGGCGCTGAAGTTCGTTGGCGGCTACTCGCCGCTGCGCTTCTTCAAGGGCGTGCAGGAAGCGATGCTGATGGCCTTCAGTACCGCGTCCAGCAACGCCACGCTGCCGACCGCGCTGCACGTGGCCGATACGCAGCTCAAGCTGCCGAGGTCCGTGTCGCGTTTCGTGCTGACCATCGGCGCCACCGCCAACCAGAACGGCACCGCGCTGTTCGAAGGCGTGACCGTGATCTTCCTGGCGCAGTTCTTCGGCGTCGAGCTCGGCATCGGCCAGCAGGTCGTGGTGATGCTGGTGTGCATCCTCGGCGGCATCGGCACCGCCGGCGTGCCGTCCGGCTCGCTGCCGGTGGTGGCACTGATCTGCGCCATGGTGGGCGTGCCGCCGGAGGGCATCGGCCTGGTGCTGGGCGTCAACCATTTCCTCGACATGTGCCGGACCACGGTGAATGTCACCGGCGACCTCGGCATCGCGGCAATGGTGGCGCGCGACATCGAGGACGTGCCCGGCACGCCCGTACCGGACGACAGCGCGGCCTGA
- a CDS encoding BatD family protein: MHMMIRARWMLALLLGLLPVLAHAEVRAWLDRDRVALGETVTLNIETDGGGQPDYAPLAADFALSQHASRQLFERRGGRQVSRMLFAVALEPRRAGSLTVPALRVGGERTAPLALSVVAAAAPARARGNVFIEAEVDAPAPYVQQAVGYTLRLYYASQLISGQLDLPPPQGASLQRVGSDVQYNRDIGGRRYTVVERRYLLLPERSGALLLPGARFEGRGVGNLFDDIFNDGQRALSASGPAITLDVRPMPAAAPQPWLPLRGLSMRWVDPPRAARVGDATTVELEIVADGAMAAQLAAPTVDVDQGGQVFAEPVQVDETVRDGRPQLRLLRRFSVLPARDGRLRVVAPTIAWWDVAAGAAREAVVPDLTLDVAPAPGARADATGTAVAARTPGDSDNWIRVPGVQGEVRSWALATVAFALLWLVTLGWALQQRQRATAGAAAGPSTPAGAGGDDARPGTPRTLRRALDTGDLGDVAHALCALATPPAPDLDVLSRRIEPGPQRAAIALLQQARWGGGDAAGARAAVRAAFAAGPRWLAPASPEDDALPPLYPQ, encoded by the coding sequence ATGCACATGATGATCCGCGCGCGCTGGATGCTGGCGCTGCTGCTCGGCCTGCTGCCGGTGCTGGCGCATGCCGAAGTGCGTGCCTGGCTCGACCGCGACCGCGTCGCGCTCGGCGAAACCGTGACGCTCAACATCGAGACCGACGGCGGCGGTCAGCCGGACTACGCACCGCTCGCGGCCGATTTCGCGCTGAGCCAGCACGCGAGCCGGCAGCTCTTCGAGCGCCGCGGCGGCCGACAGGTGTCGCGCATGCTGTTCGCGGTGGCGCTGGAACCTCGGCGCGCTGGCAGCCTTACCGTGCCGGCACTGCGCGTCGGCGGCGAACGCACCGCGCCACTGGCGTTGTCGGTGGTGGCGGCAGCAGCCCCCGCGCGCGCACGCGGCAACGTGTTCATCGAAGCCGAGGTCGACGCGCCCGCGCCATACGTGCAGCAGGCGGTCGGCTACACGCTGCGCCTGTACTACGCCTCGCAGCTGATTTCCGGCCAGCTCGATCTTCCGCCTCCGCAGGGGGCGTCGCTGCAGCGCGTGGGCAGCGACGTGCAGTACAACCGCGACATCGGCGGCCGCCGCTACACCGTCGTCGAACGCCGCTACCTGCTGCTGCCCGAGCGCAGCGGCGCGTTGCTGCTGCCGGGCGCGCGCTTCGAAGGACGCGGTGTCGGCAACCTGTTCGACGACATCTTCAACGATGGCCAGCGCGCGCTGTCGGCGAGCGGCCCGGCGATTACGCTCGACGTGCGGCCGATGCCGGCGGCCGCGCCGCAGCCGTGGCTGCCGCTGCGCGGGCTGTCGATGCGCTGGGTGGACCCGCCGCGCGCCGCACGCGTGGGCGACGCCACCACGGTCGAGCTCGAGATCGTCGCCGACGGCGCGATGGCCGCACAGCTGGCCGCACCGACCGTCGACGTCGACCAGGGCGGGCAGGTGTTCGCCGAGCCGGTGCAGGTGGATGAAACCGTGCGCGACGGGCGCCCGCAGCTGCGCCTGCTGCGACGCTTCTCGGTGCTGCCGGCACGCGACGGCCGCCTGCGCGTGGTCGCGCCCACCATCGCGTGGTGGGACGTTGCCGCCGGCGCGGCGCGCGAAGCCGTCGTACCCGACCTCACGCTCGACGTCGCGCCCGCGCCCGGTGCGCGCGCAGATGCGACCGGCACGGCTGTCGCTGCCCGGACACCTGGCGACAGCGACAACTGGATCCGCGTGCCAGGCGTGCAGGGCGAAGTGCGCTCATGGGCGCTGGCCACGGTGGCGTTCGCGCTGCTGTGGCTGGTCACGCTGGGCTGGGCGCTGCAGCAGCGTCAGCGGGCCACGGCAGGTGCTGCCGCCGGGCCCTCGACGCCCGCTGGAGCAGGTGGCGACGACGCGCGCCCGGGCACGCCGCGTACGCTGCGCCGTGCGCTCGACACCGGCGACCTCGGCGACGTGGCGCACGCGCTGTGCGCGCTTGCTACGCCACCTGCACCCGATCTCGACGTGCTCTCGCGTCGCATCGAACCCGGCCCGCAGCGCGCCGCCATCGCGCTGCTGCAGCAGGCGCGCTGGGGTGGTGGCGATGCCGCCGGCGCGCGTGCGGCGGTGCGCGCCGCGTTCGCAGCCGGCCCGCGCTGGCTGGCCCCCGCGAGTCCGGAAGACGACGCGTTGCCGCCGCTGTATCCCCAGTGA
- a CDS encoding VWA domain-containing protein, whose protein sequence is MNPLLQSLPALQFLRPAWLLALLLLPVLAWAWRARQRRRSAWRTAVDPHLLPHLLDGGARGRGGWIDGWLVLAGCALLVLALAGPSWRSTAQPLQAGGAPLVLALDLSSATLANDLPPSRLLQARARIDALLRAHAGEVALVAYADDAYTIAPMTRDAGNVAVFLDALAPDVMPVDGSKPARAIALAQRLLAQSGHARGDILLLAGSGSRSATSAAAAAHAAGYRVSVLGMGTEDGAAYRRRDGGIHSARLDVASLRAIADAGGGRYHAWSESVPGVLAAIGGGERSGDADGAAARAAGDTGEGRANGPREAARAFVREDGGFWLLPPAMLLLLLAFRRGGVFIALLLCLALPPPPLLAADDSAGVEGTAWRRADQVAHARSAEAEAAYRRGDYEAAARGFERLPGADAAYNRGNALARMGRYEDALAAYDAALKAAPGMADAAANRAAVNAAMRRKPPPGAKGDSRGDGKDTPERGKPQPGQEGAGQGDADDPSGQGAPSQQPADNDPARRDGEAPPPSSTGTGEQQRKAEAAQREADAAQREAMQRALEDDRPATSGADARGEPEQARDAGDSEQAQANAAWLQRVPDDPGGLLRARLRIEHERRRAEGK, encoded by the coding sequence GTGAACCCGCTGCTGCAATCCCTGCCGGCCCTGCAGTTCCTGCGTCCGGCCTGGCTGCTGGCGCTGCTGCTCCTGCCCGTGCTGGCGTGGGCGTGGCGTGCGCGCCAGCGCAGGCGCAGCGCCTGGCGCACGGCCGTCGATCCCCACCTGCTGCCGCACCTGCTTGATGGCGGTGCGCGCGGTCGCGGCGGGTGGATCGATGGCTGGCTGGTGCTTGCCGGCTGCGCGCTGCTGGTGCTGGCGCTGGCCGGCCCGAGCTGGCGCAGCACCGCGCAGCCGCTGCAGGCCGGCGGCGCGCCGCTGGTGCTCGCGCTGGACCTGTCCAGCGCCACGCTGGCCAACGACCTGCCGCCGTCGCGCCTGCTGCAGGCGCGTGCGCGCATCGACGCACTGCTGCGCGCGCACGCCGGCGAGGTCGCGCTGGTGGCCTATGCCGACGATGCCTACACGATCGCGCCGATGACCCGCGATGCCGGCAACGTCGCGGTGTTCCTCGACGCACTGGCGCCGGACGTCATGCCGGTCGACGGCAGCAAGCCGGCGCGCGCCATCGCGCTGGCGCAGCGCCTGCTGGCGCAGTCCGGCCACGCGCGTGGCGACATCCTGCTGCTGGCCGGCAGCGGCAGCCGCTCGGCGACATCCGCGGCGGCAGCCGCGCACGCCGCCGGCTACCGCGTGTCCGTGCTCGGCATGGGCACCGAGGACGGCGCGGCTTACCGGCGGCGCGACGGCGGCATCCACTCGGCGCGGCTGGACGTGGCGTCACTGCGCGCGATCGCCGATGCAGGCGGTGGCCGCTACCACGCCTGGTCCGAGAGCGTGCCCGGCGTGCTGGCCGCGATCGGCGGCGGTGAACGCAGTGGTGATGCCGATGGCGCTGCCGCGCGGGCGGCTGGCGATACCGGCGAGGGCAGGGCCAACGGGCCGCGCGAAGCCGCACGTGCCTTCGTGCGCGAAGACGGCGGCTTCTGGCTGCTGCCGCCGGCCATGCTGTTGCTGCTGCTCGCGTTCCGGCGCGGCGGCGTGTTCATCGCCCTGCTGTTGTGCCTGGCGCTCCCGCCGCCGCCGCTGCTCGCGGCCGACGACAGCGCCGGCGTTGAAGGGACTGCCTGGCGGCGCGCCGACCAGGTCGCGCACGCGCGCAGCGCGGAAGCCGAGGCGGCATACCGCCGTGGCGACTACGAGGCCGCCGCGCGCGGATTCGAGCGCTTGCCGGGTGCGGACGCCGCCTACAACCGTGGCAACGCGCTGGCGCGCATGGGCCGCTACGAAGACGCGCTCGCTGCTTACGATGCCGCGCTCAAGGCAGCGCCGGGGATGGCGGATGCGGCCGCGAACCGGGCCGCGGTGAACGCCGCCATGCGCCGCAAGCCGCCACCCGGCGCCAAGGGCGACAGTCGCGGCGATGGCAAGGACACGCCCGAGCGCGGCAAGCCGCAGCCAGGGCAGGAGGGCGCCGGCCAAGGCGATGCCGACGACCCATCGGGCCAGGGTGCACCGTCGCAACAGCCAGCCGACAACGATCCGGCGCGTCGCGACGGCGAGGCACCGCCACCGTCGTCGACCGGCACCGGCGAGCAGCAGCGCAAGGCCGAGGCTGCCCAGCGCGAAGCGGATGCCGCGCAGCGCGAGGCCATGCAACGCGCGCTCGAGGACGACCGCCCCGCGACCTCGGGCGCCGACGCCCGCGGCGAACCAGAGCAGGCGCGCGATGCCGGCGACAGTGAGCAGGCGCAGGCCAACGCCGCGTGGCTGCAGCGCGTTCCCGACGATCCCGGCGGGCTGCTGCGTGCGCGCCTGCGCATCGAACACGAACGCCGCCGGGCGGAAGGAAAATGA
- a CDS encoding VWA domain-containing protein: MNALASLWPAFAGFDWPWLLVALPLPWLIRRLLPPLRDDGPALRVPWSARVRELAGGVTHGGGRGARVPALAWIGWALLCVAAARPMAWGEAVQPPDVGRELMLAVDLSASMGERDMVLGGDVVDRLTAAKAVIADFLERRQGDRVGLLVFGRSAYALAPPTTDLASVREQLADTVVALAGRETAIGDAIGLGVKRLQSQREGQRVLVLLTDGVNTAGMLDPLKAAGIAADEDVRIHTIAFGGEGESLSVFGFRLPSGGSEIDEATLARIADMTGGRSFRAADTESLAQIYAEIDRLEPIEHPGEALRPRLERYPWPLAAALCCGLLAVPLAWRRRRLA; this comes from the coding sequence GTGAACGCGCTGGCAAGCCTCTGGCCCGCGTTCGCCGGCTTCGACTGGCCGTGGCTGCTGGTCGCGCTCCCGCTGCCGTGGCTGATCCGTCGCCTGCTGCCACCGCTGCGCGACGACGGCCCGGCACTGCGTGTGCCGTGGTCCGCGCGCGTGCGCGAACTGGCGGGCGGTGTGACGCACGGCGGTGGAAGGGGAGCGCGCGTTCCCGCACTGGCGTGGATTGGCTGGGCGCTGCTGTGCGTCGCGGCCGCGCGTCCAATGGCTTGGGGCGAAGCGGTGCAGCCGCCGGACGTGGGCCGCGAGCTGATGCTGGCGGTCGACCTGTCGGCCAGCATGGGCGAACGCGACATGGTGCTGGGCGGCGACGTCGTCGATCGGCTCACCGCCGCCAAGGCGGTGATCGCCGACTTCCTTGAACGGCGCCAGGGCGACCGCGTCGGCCTGCTGGTGTTCGGGCGCAGCGCCTATGCGCTGGCGCCGCCGACCACCGACCTGGCCAGCGTCCGCGAGCAACTCGCCGATACCGTCGTCGCGCTCGCCGGGCGCGAGACCGCCATCGGCGACGCCATCGGCCTGGGCGTGAAGCGGCTGCAGTCACAGCGCGAAGGGCAGCGCGTGCTGGTGCTGTTGACCGACGGCGTCAACACCGCCGGCATGCTCGATCCGCTCAAGGCCGCCGGCATCGCCGCCGACGAGGATGTGCGCATCCACACCATCGCCTTTGGCGGTGAAGGCGAGTCGCTGTCGGTGTTCGGCTTCCGACTGCCGTCGGGTGGCAGCGAGATCGACGAGGCCACGCTGGCGCGAATTGCGGACATGACTGGCGGCCGCAGCTTCCGCGCCGCGGACACCGAGTCGCTGGCGCAGATCTATGCCGAGATCGATCGGCTGGAACCCATCGAGCACCCGGGCGAGGCGCTGCGTCCGCGGCTGGAACGCTACCCCTGGCCGCTGGCGGCGGCGTTGTGCTGCGGCCTGCTCGCCGTGCCGCTGGCGTGGCGGCGGAGGCGGCTGGCGTGA
- a CDS encoding DUF4381 domain-containing protein, which produces MMQDALPLRDIHASVAPAWWPPAPGWWMVMAVVALALAALFAWRWRRVRRRRRHEHAFDAAVAAAVSPAQQIAAISELLRRAGRLRDPSADRLQGEAWLAFLDADDAAPRFSGDAAALLIDGPFRRDADPVAVDALRRTARARFLVWMEGRE; this is translated from the coding sequence TTGATGCAGGACGCGCTGCCGCTGCGCGATATCCACGCCTCGGTTGCACCGGCCTGGTGGCCGCCTGCACCGGGTTGGTGGATGGTCATGGCGGTTGTCGCGCTTGCACTGGCCGCGCTGTTTGCGTGGCGGTGGCGGCGAGTCCGCCGGCGCCGGCGTCACGAACATGCGTTCGACGCGGCCGTGGCCGCCGCTGTCAGCCCGGCCCAACAGATCGCGGCGATTTCCGAGCTGTTGCGTCGCGCCGGACGCCTCCGTGATCCTTCGGCCGATCGCCTGCAGGGCGAGGCCTGGCTCGCGTTCCTCGATGCCGATGATGCCGCGCCGCGCTTCTCCGGCGACGCGGCCGCGCTGCTGATCGACGGTCCGTTCCGACGCGACGCGGATCCCGTTGCCGTGGACGCACTGCGACGCACCGCACGCGCGCGCTTTCTCGTATGGATGGAGGGGCGCGAGTGA
- a CDS encoding DUF58 domain-containing protein: MAAAVGGDGITPSLAELIALRGIAQARVSARRGAAGVAGPAPSTLRGRGMEYAESRAYAAGDDARHIDWRLTARSGKPHTKLFQAERERLTLLVADTSPALYFGTRVRFKSVQAARAGALAAWRAVRDGDRVAALRGSVSEPPVPPASGPRGALRVLDALARWYATPPPDDAGLEVALDHARRLLRPGSRLLVLADPASVAAIPQQRWPALAAHHEVLVLLLTDPLEVEPPRGMLAFSVASSGAPSVAAAASGRASRTRIELDLANTSERERWRRAFDVEVEDTIATLAARGVRALRLSTADASDAWLALPATTARSA, translated from the coding sequence ATGGCTGCCGCCGTGGGCGGGGATGGCATCACGCCATCGCTGGCCGAACTGATCGCATTGCGCGGCATCGCGCAGGCGCGCGTCAGCGCGCGGCGCGGCGCGGCCGGCGTGGCCGGACCCGCGCCATCGACGCTGCGCGGGCGCGGCATGGAGTACGCCGAGTCGCGCGCCTACGCGGCAGGCGACGACGCGCGCCACATCGACTGGCGCCTGACCGCGCGCAGCGGCAAGCCGCATACCAAGCTGTTCCAGGCCGAGCGCGAACGACTGACGCTGCTGGTGGCCGACACCTCGCCGGCGCTGTACTTCGGCACGCGCGTGCGCTTCAAGTCGGTGCAGGCCGCACGCGCCGGCGCGCTGGCGGCCTGGCGCGCGGTGCGCGACGGCGATCGCGTCGCCGCGCTGCGTGGCAGCGTTTCCGAACCGCCGGTGCCGCCCGCGTCGGGGCCGCGCGGCGCGCTGCGCGTGCTCGACGCGCTGGCGCGCTGGTACGCGACGCCGCCGCCCGATGATGCCGGGCTCGAGGTCGCGCTGGACCATGCGCGGCGCCTGCTGCGCCCGGGCTCGCGCCTACTGGTGCTGGCCGATCCCGCCAGCGTGGCTGCCATCCCGCAACAGCGCTGGCCCGCACTCGCGGCGCACCACGAGGTGCTGGTACTGCTGCTGACCGATCCCCTCGAGGTGGAGCCGCCGCGCGGCATGCTGGCGTTCTCGGTCGCGTCGTCAGGCGCACCTTCGGTGGCGGCAGCGGCATCTGGCCGCGCGTCGCGCACCCGCATCGAACTCGACCTCGCCAACACGAGTGAGCGCGAACGCTGGCGCCGGGCCTTCGACGTCGAAGTCGAAGACACCATCGCCACCCTGGCCGCGCGCGGCGTACGCGCGTTGCGCCTGTCCACCGCCGACGCCAGCGACGCGTGGCTGGCGTTGCCCGCCACGACGGCAAGGAGCGCTTGA
- a CDS encoding MoxR family ATPase, whose translation MDTPNVDISRLHGVFSGLRDALTHEIIGQAALVERLLIALLADGHLLVEGAPGLAKTTAIRALAARIEADFARVQFTPDLLPADLTGTEVWRPQDGRFEFQPGPIFHSLLLADEVNRAPAKVQSALLEAMGERQVTVGRQTYALPQLFLVMATQNPIEQEGTFPLPEAQLDRFLMHVRVGYPEVEAEAGILLLARERARATLQHAAPATARIPASDIFAARNAVLDLHMAPALERYLIELVLASRNAQRYDAALARRIAWGASPRGSIALERCARAHAWLAGRDFVTPDDVRAVAPDVLRHRVLPSYEATAEGWDGERLVQELLQHVPLP comes from the coding sequence ATGGACACCCCCAACGTCGACATTTCCCGCCTGCATGGCGTCTTCAGCGGTCTGCGCGATGCGCTCACCCACGAGATCATCGGCCAGGCGGCGCTGGTTGAACGCCTGCTGATCGCGCTCCTCGCCGACGGCCACCTGCTGGTGGAAGGCGCGCCCGGACTGGCCAAGACCACTGCCATCCGTGCGCTGGCTGCGCGCATCGAGGCCGACTTCGCGCGCGTGCAGTTCACGCCCGACCTGCTGCCGGCGGACCTCACCGGCACCGAGGTATGGCGCCCCCAGGACGGGCGCTTCGAGTTCCAGCCGGGGCCGATCTTCCATTCGCTGCTGCTTGCCGACGAGGTCAACCGCGCGCCGGCCAAGGTGCAGTCGGCGCTGCTCGAGGCGATGGGTGAGCGCCAGGTGACGGTGGGACGGCAGACCTATGCGCTGCCGCAGCTGTTCCTGGTGATGGCCACGCAGAATCCGATTGAGCAGGAAGGGACCTTCCCGTTGCCGGAGGCGCAGCTCGACCGCTTCCTGATGCACGTACGCGTTGGCTATCCAGAGGTCGAGGCCGAGGCGGGCATCCTGCTGCTGGCGCGAGAGCGCGCCCGGGCCACGCTGCAGCACGCCGCGCCGGCCACGGCCCGCATACCGGCCAGCGACATCTTCGCCGCCCGCAATGCGGTGCTTGACCTGCACATGGCGCCGGCGCTGGAGCGTTACCTGATCGAACTGGTGCTGGCATCGCGCAACGCGCAACGCTACGACGCAGCACTGGCGCGCCGCATCGCCTGGGGCGCGAGCCCGCGCGGGTCGATCGCGCTCGAGCGCTGCGCCCGCGCGCATGCCTGGCTGGCCGGCCGCGACTTCGTCACGCCAGACGACGTGCGCGCCGTCGCCCCGGACGTCCTGCGCCACCGCGTGTTGCCGAGCTACGAGGCCACGGCCGAGGGCTGGGATGGCGAGCGCCTCGTGCAGGAGCTGCTGCAGCACGTGCCGCTGCCGTGA